Genomic DNA from Pseudomonas sp. CCC3.1:
AACGATATAGCGCTGACCGTCCTGGCCATGCCCCAATACTCGGCGCAGCGCGGCGATATGCACCCGCAAAGTACTGGCCTCGACCACCGAAGACGGCCACACCCGGGTCATCAACACATCCGGGCTGACCACCGCACCTGCGTGTTCGATCAACACCTGCAAAATATCCAGCGCTCGCCCGCCCAGCCGCAGCGGCCGATCGTTCTGGCACAACAAGCGCTGGCGCCCCAGCAATACAAAAGGTCCAAACGCCACCGGGAGGTCATTCATAACGGCTCCTGCGCTCAACATCCGGGCTCCATAAAACGTTTTCAGTACGCGTTAAGTTACAGGTTCCGGCCCTTACGGCGTGTCACTTCTTTACATATTCCTGTAGCCGCTGCCGCAGGCTGCGATCTGGCGCGGCAACGGCAGTGTTTTATCGGTGTTTTATGTACATATCCCTTAGTTGCGCAACGGCTTTTTACGGGTTACGCCCTTACGGCGTGTCACTTTGTTAAGAGCGACAAAGTAACCAAAACGCTCTTGCCCCTACCACTCGGTACCTCGCCCAGGCTCGGTATGCCCTCACCACAGGCATTGTTCCGTGGGCCCGCCGCGATCGGCCATCCATGGCCGTGTCGCGGCTAACCCGGCGTCCTGCCGGGTTACCCACGGCCCAATACCTGCGCTCGGCCAGCGTGGTTTAAGGGGGCGCTTTAGATCAAAAACCAGGTCAAAAACCAGGTCAAAAACCAGGTCAAAAGCTTGCATTGCGTTTGACCGGTGGACTGAACTCATTTCTGTACACGCCTAAGGCTGTCAACCCATACGCGACAGTTATTCAATTTTCATCTACTTATTGCGCCTTCCAGTAACCATTAACCTTCTCCTCAATCGGACGAACACACGTCCCATGCCAGGAGATGTCCCCATGCTGACTCTACGCAAAGCAACTGATCGCGGTCTGGCCAATCATGGTTGGCTGAAGTCGTTTCATACCTTCTCGTTTGCCAGTTACCGCAACCCGCAGGAGCAAGGCTTTTCTGATCTGTTGGTGATCAACGACGACCGAGTGGCCGCCGGTAAAGGCTTTGGCCAGCATCCGCACCGCGACATGGAGATTTTTTCTTACGTGCTTGAAGGTGCACTGGAGCACAAGGACACCCTGGGCACCGGCTCGGTCATCCGCCCTGGCGACGTACAACTGATGAGTGCAGGCAGCGGCGTGGCCCACAGCGAGTACAACCACTCAGCTGACCGGCCTGTGCACTTTCTGCAAATCTGGATCGTGCCGGACACCACAGGCGCCAAACCGCGCTATCAACAAGAGCATTTCAGCCCGGAGAAAAAACGCGGCCGCCTGCAACTGATCATCTCCCCGGACGGCGCTCACGGCTCACTGCGGGTGCGCCAGGATGCGCGGGTGTATGCCGCTCTGATCGACGGCCAGGAGCGTGCCAGCGTGACCCTCGCCAATAATCGCTACGCCTATGTCCACGTGGCTCGAGGGCAAGTCGAACTGAACGGCTTGGCGTTGCAGGAAGGTGACGGCATACGGGTACGCGACGAACACACACTGACCCTCAGCCATGGCGTGGACGCTGAAGTGCTGGTGTTCGACCTGCGCCCGCACGAACTGCCGCATATGCCTTGATCGACACAGGCACTCTCACCCCACCCGCCACAACTGATCCAGGCGGGTGGTATAGCCTTGGCTCATCAATTCCCGGCGCATGCCCCACTCCGGATGCGCCGGCACACTGGCCGCACGCAACGTGCCGCGCCCCCAGCGCCCGTTAATCTCATCGAGCACGGCCATCACCCGCGACGCTTCAGCGGGCTGATTGATCGCGAATAAATCATCGGTGAACTCGCCTGGCTGACGCAGATCCAGCAACATCACTTCCGCTTTGCTGTATCTAAAGCCCGGTTGAAACACCTGCTCCACCGCCTCAACCGCCACCTTGGTCAGTAGCCGCACATCATCGGTCGGGTACGGCAACGTCACCACCACCCCCCTGGCGTATTTGGCTTCGTCGGGGTTGAACATCCCGGTGCGAATGCTGACCCGCACCTTATGGCAATAAGACTTCTGCGCCCGGAGCTTTTCCGAGGCGCGCATCATATAGGTAGCAACGGCTTCTTTAATGGGTGCGATGGTCGTCAGGCGCTTGCCAAACATGCGACTGCAACAGATCTCCTGCTTCGGCGGATCGGGCTCATCCAGCTCCAGACACGACGTCCCGGCCAGCTCCCGAGCGGTCTTCTCAATCACCACACTGAATTTTTTGCGCAACATCCACGGCTCAGCCTTGGCCAGGTCCATGGCGCTCAAAATGCCCATGCCTTGCAAATGCAACGTCATCCGCCGCCCCACCCCCCAGACCTCAGACACCGCTGTATTGCGCAGCACCCAGTGCCGCTCATGCTCACCGCACAAGTTAACCACCCCGCCGGTTTGCGCCTGCAACCGCTTAGCCGTGTGATTCGCCAACTTGGCCAGGGTTTTGGTATGCGCAATGCCCACCCCAACCGGAATACCCGTGCATTGCACAATCTGAGCACGCAACCGGCGACCCATCTCGCCGGGGTCCGCAATACCGGTCAAATCCGCAAAACACTCATCGATGCTGTAAACCTCGACCGCTGGCACTTGCGACTCGATCAGGCTCATCACCCGCTCGCTCATATCGCCATACAGCGCATAGTTCGACGAAAACGCGACAATCCCCAACGCCTCCAGCCGCTGCTTGATCTGAAAATACGGCTCGCCCATTTTCACGTGGGGCTTGGCGTCATAACTGCGAGCAATAACGCAGCCATCGTTATTACTCAGCACCACAATCGGCACTTTAGCCAGGTCGGGACGAAATACCCGCTCGCAACTGGCATAAAAGCTATTGCAGTCAATCAACGCAAAAACCGGATCAGGCTTAATGACCATGGCTGCGCACGCTATAAGTAATCACCCCCCAAATAGACAGATCATCACCCTCCAGCACATGACGATCCGGATACTGGGTGTTCTCGGAACACAGAATGACGCGCTTACCGCGAATACACAGGCGTTTGCAAATGGGGTCGTTATTGAGCAGCGCTACCACCACATGCCCGTCAACCGGCTCAATCGAACGGTCAACCACCGCCAGATCCCCGGAAAAAATCCCCACCCCTTGCATGCTGTCGCCATCAATCGTCACCAAAAACACATGCGGCGCACGCAGGCTCAACACCTCATCCAGCGAAATGGGTGCCTCCATATGATCCGTTGCTGGCGAGGGGAAACCCGCCGGAATCTTGAACGAACACCGCGGCAGGCGAACGCCACCTTCAGCAAGAGGACCCAAGAGAGTGAAGCCCATGACACACGCCTTTCAATTACTGTATGAATATACAGTTAACTGCGTAGGACGAATCCGGTCAATTCTTCTGTCAGACATTTCGACAGATGGAGCAAGGCGCCTAAACCCGCCCCCGCTTCATCAATGTGCAATACCTAGCACATTTGCACTAACTTGAAGCGTTAGCTAACCGTCATATAACGCACTTGTCGTGCATTATTGAGAACCAGAACTCAGCAATAACCCGACGCATTGAACCAATATTTACCGCTATCGCAGCAATACATGTTTGAATTCGGACATCAATATCACAGTGCCACCACCCCTAAGTTAAAATGAATAGTTATACAACTTAAAATGCATAAGTCTGCATGTGCACAAGATATAAATGTGCGTTTTTTACGAGAGAAGCCACGTAGCCCCGCCACCCGATTTCACGGTCGCGTGTACAGACCCTGCGCGATAAAGGTGCGCCGAGCCGGGAGTGGTCAAAATGCCAGTATCCGCCCTATTCGCGGCAGCACGCTGCCCTGGCCTCCTGCCCTGAAGCCCGCACAACCTGCCCTGCAAACCGCATAAATACTTGGCCAGAGCGAAAACCGCCATTACCACACTCCCCCGAGACAAGACATTACAGCATTCACTAATGTTATTTTTAGTCAGCTTAAAACAGAGGAAATGTTATTTTTTGTCAGGTAAAAACAATTGAAAAAAGCTATATATAGCGGCTTGCGTTACATCCAGATATAAAGGTTGATCTTACAGACGCTTCGCCGTTAATATTTTCGCATCTCCAACTTCACACCGGCCTTTATCTGTAATAAGACAGAAGGAACTGTTGCCTTGTGAAGGCCATGTCCACATAGCAATTGATGCGCATAGGCTTTTATAGACGGGTACAGCCATTGCCTGAATGGGAATGGCGGACGTGACGATTAGTTGAATGCTCTCGCCGGCTGAGCATGTTTGGCACAAAGGAAGCTGCCTTGTTTAAACGAATCATGATTGTCTGCGTCGGCAACATCTGCCGCAGTCCTACCGCAGAGCACTTATTGCGGGTCGCCCTCGCACCTTCCGACATCGTCGTAAGCTCAGCGGGCCTTGGCGCACTCGAAAAACACCCCATCGAAAAAAACGCGCGCGCTGTCCTTGAGAGCAAAGGTCATGTCCTGAGCGACCACAGCGGTACCCAATTGAACTCTTCTCTGATAAATGACTCGGATCTGATCCTTGTCATGGAGAAGAAACACATTGACGGTGTACTGAAAATCGCACCAGAAGCACGCGGCAAAGTGTTCCTGCTGAGCAAATGGCAAGGCAACCACGAAATCGACGACCCCTACCGTCAAGGCATGCCTGCCTTTATACACGCGTACGCGTTGATTGATGGCGCAGTAAATGCATGGGCCCAGCGCCTCAAGCGCTGAGTCATTTCTCGAATACCTGTGAAGATAAAGAATCGAACTATGCAGCAAGCACCCGTGACAAAGCCCCATGAACACGACGACGATAACGACGAAATCGACCTTATGGGGTTGCTGGGTACGCTGATCGATCATAAATGGTTGATCGCAGGTGTTACCGGCGTCTTTATGGCCGCGGGTGTTGCGTATGCGTTGCTGGCGACGCCTGTTTACCAGGCGAATGCGTTGGTTCAGGTTGAGCCGAAGAAAGGTGATCCGCTAGGGTTCTCGGATATCGGTAGCATGCTTGGCAAGGAGTCACCCTCCGCAACAGAAATTGAGCTGATAAAGTCGCGCAAGAACATTGGGGCCGCTGTTGATAACCTGAAGTTGGACATTCAGGTACAGCCCAACTACTTCCCGCTAGTGGGCGAGTTTATTTACCGGCGCTTTAAGCCAACCCCTGAAAGCAATTTGGCAACGCCTTGGTTAGGCGCAAAAAGCTTCGCTTGGGGTGGTGAGAAACTGAAAATAGCTGAGTTAACTCTTCCCCAGACATTACTAGGCAAACAACTAACCCTAGTCAGCGGCGAAGGCGGAAGTTTTACCTTGCTGGATGACGACGACAACCTGTTAGTCAAGTGCCAGGTTGGGCAAGTCTGCAACGAAAACAACATCAAGTTAAAAGTCGACTCGTTGGTAGCGAACCCCGGCACGACCTTTAGCGTAAGTCGTAGCCCGCGCTTAACCACGATATTGAATTATCAATATGCGTTAGATGTTACTGAGCGAGGCAAAGAATCCGGAATGATCGGGCTCTCACTCGACAGCACAGAACCAGCCAAAGCAATAACCATATTGAATGAGATTGCTCACCTCTACGTGAAGCAAAATATTGATCGCACTTCAGCCGAAGCCGCGCAAAGCCTCAGCTTCCTCAAAGATCAACTGCCACAGGTGCGTAAAGATCTGGAAAAAGCCGAAAATGCATTGAATGCATTCCAGATTCGCAGCAAGTCGATTGATATCAGCCTAGAAGCGAAGGCTATCCTCGACCAGATCGTGGCACTGGATACCAGCATCTCAACGTTGAAACTGCAACAAGCAGAGATGGACCGCAGATACACGCCGCAGCATCCAGCCTACCGCGCATTACTGGCCCAACTGGCTGAACTGACCAGCAAACAAAACCGCTTGGCCAAACAAGTTGAAGGCCTGCCTACGACCCAGCAAGAACTGCTGAGCCTGACGCGTGACGTGAAAGTAAGCACCGAAATTTATACCCAGTTGCTGAATAAATCCCAAGAGCTGGACGTGATGCGCGCTGGCACTGTAGGTAATGCCCGCCTGATCGACACAGCGGATGTAGACCTGAGTAATCCGATCAAACCCAAAAAACCCCTTATCGTGCTGATTGCAACCCTGCTGGGTGCGTTTATAGCCATTGGCTATGTACTGTTCCGCAAAGCACTTAACCGCGGCGTCGAAAACCCGGATGACATCGAAAGACTCGGTTTGCCGGTTTATGCCTCGATTCCTTTCAGCTCGCTGCAAAAAGTTGAAGACGATAAAAGCACTAAAGGCCGTGGCACCCGCGCTACTCCGCTATTGGCCAGCAGCCACCCCACCGACCTGGCGATTGAAGGCTTGCGCAGCCTGCGGACTAGCCTGCACTTTGCCATGCTGGAAGCCGATAACAACCGATTAATGATTTCCGGGCCAAGCCCCAAGGTCGGCAAGTCCTTTATCTCGTCCAACCTGGCGGCCGTGATTGCACAGTCGGGCCAGCGTGTGTTGCTGGTAGACGTGGATATGCGCAAAGGCTATATCCATAAAATGTTTGGCATCCCTGTCGAAAACGGCCTGTCCGACCTACTGGTAAAACGCTGTGATCTAGACACAGCCATACACCACTCCGAAATCGAAAATCTCCACGTCATTGGTCGTGGTCAAGTTCCGCCGAACCCGTCTGAGCTGTTGATGCACAAGAACTTCACAGAGTTCCTCGACAAAGTTAGCGCTCTATATGACTTGGTTATTCTGGACACCCCGCCCTTCTTGGCCGTGACCGATGCTGCCATTGTTGGCCGCCAATCGGGCACCAACCTGATTGTGACCCGCTTTGAGCTCAACCCGGCCCGCGAGGTTGAACTGACCATGCGCCGCTTTGCACAAAATGGTATTGATCTGAAAGGCGCTATTTTCAATGGCGTTGAAAAGCGCGCCTCGGCCAAATACGGTTATGGCGCTTATGGTTACTACAACTACGAATATAAGTCCGACAACGTTTAAACAGCACACTTAGCGTAATTAACAAGCGCCCTTGAGAGTTCAAGGGCGCTCTCTCAGTACAAAGACAACTTGCAACATAACATTTGAACCTAATGTAAGTGCTCTCAGGGATTGGCGAATAATCCTGGGGCGGTAGCGTGTCTAATCAATATAAACCGCACAGCTCAATACCGCAGCAAGTCGATATTCAGTCCTGCAAGACCTAACTTTTCTACTTTTATCACCCGCTTTACGTTTAAAGGGAATCGACATGAAAGTCACAGTTTTTGGCATCGGTTACGTCGGTTTGGTCCAAGGCGCAGTGCTCGCCGAAGTTGGGCACGACGTCGTGTGTATTGACATCGATGCCAATAAGGTCGAACGCCTTAAACAAGGCCATATCCCGATCTACGAACCAGGACTTGAAGCACTGGTCAAAGAAAACTACGCAGCGGGCCGATTGAACTTCACCACCGATGCCGCTGCTGGGGTCAAGCATGGCGAAGTGCAGTTTATCGCCGTGGGCACACCGCCTGACGAAGATGGATCAGCCGACCTTAAATACGTACTGGCGGTCGCAGAGACCATTGCCCAGCATATGGAGCGTCCACAAATCATCATAGACAAGTCTACGGTCCCAGTCGGAACCGCTGACAAAGTTAGTGCGCGCATTGCTCAAGTCTTGGTACAGCGCCAGCGCAGTGATCTGACCTTCGACGTGGTGTCCAACCCGGAGTTTCTAAAAGAAGGCTCCGCCGTAGCCGACTGCATGCGCCCTGACCGAATAGTGATCGGCACCAGTTGCACGGCCACTGAAGATGTCATGCGCGAGTTGTATGCGCCCTTCAATCGCAATCACGAAAAAATCATCGTCATGGATGTTCGCAGCGCAGAACTGACCAAATACGCTGCTAATTGCATGCTGGCGACCAAAATCAGCTTTATGAACGAGATGGCAAACCTGGCAGAAATGCTTGGCGCTGATATCGAGATGGTACGTTTGGGCATCGGTTCCGACCCGCGCATTGGCTATCAATTCCTGTATGCCGGCGTTGGTTATGGCGGTTCGTGTTTCCCTAAAGATGTGCAGGCCCTGATCAAAACCGCCGACAGCATTGACTTTGACGCCAAAGTGCTCAAAGCCGTAGAAAGCCGCAATGACGAACAGAAATCTGTGCTGTTCAAGAAGATATCAAAACACTTTGATGGCGACTTGAATGGCAAGACTTTCGCTTTGTGGGGGCTTAGTTTCAAACCCAATACTGACGATATGCGTGAAGCCCCTAGTCGAGTATTGATGGAGTCCCTCTGGAAAGCAGGTGCAAGCGTTCAAGCCTATGATCCGGAAGCTATGGAAGAAACTCAGCGTATTTATGGCAGCCGAAACGACCTGAGCCTGTGTGGCACTAAAGAGGCGGCTATTAAGGGTGCAGATGCATTGGTCATTGTGACTGAGTGGCAAGTATTTAAAGCGCCAGATTTCGAGCTTATAAAACAGCAACTTCGTGTACCCGTCATTTTCGACGGCAGAAATTTATTTGACCCTGAGCGCATCCAAAAGAAAGGGATTGAGTACCGCTCAATTGGCCGCTAAGACTTTACCAGCTACATAATGCTGTACAGCATGAGCATGAATGTCTATGACCACCGCAGCAGAAAAAATTCGTAACTTCATCGTCGGAGGTTCCGCCTTACGTCGTCATTTGGTCCGAGCTGCAGCAGGCAGTTTAGCCCTTAGTCTGTCATCCAAAATGCTAATGCTATTGACCAGTGTGCTTCTTGCACGGTGGCTGGGTGCGGAAGGCTATGGGTACTATGTTTCCTCTATGGCGGTACTGACGTTACTCAGTATTTTTGCAACTATCGGCTTCCCAACACTGGTCATTAGATTATTCAGCAGTTACCGCGCTCACCAAAAATGGGGCCTGATGCGCGGCCTTCTTGAGCGTTCGAACCAACTTATACTAGTGGTTTCAATTGCACTAGGAGGCGCGGGTGCTGTAATTATATCGGCTATGAGCGAAAACCTAGCGCCCTCCTACACAAACTGCCTTTGGTGGGCGATGGCAATGCTACCCCTGGTGGCGCTGGGCGCCATACGCTCGGCGTTGTTAAGAGGCTTGCATTTTGTAGTGCTTGGTCAACTCTCAGAAAATCTGTTAACGCCGGGTTTGTTTGTACTGTTTATAAGTGCTTGGGCTGGGTTAACGTTGAGCTCTTCTCTGGCGTTAACACCAGAAGCGGCAATGGCATCGCGGTTCGCTGCAGTTGCTATCAGTTTTTTAGTGGGTGCATGGCTACTGGTTAAAAGATTACCAGAAGAAATTCGCAGCTCGGAACCTCGATATGAGATCAAAGAGTGGACCCGATCAGCGTTACCCCTTTTGTTCATAGTGGGGATTGGCATCATTGGCTCACAGGTCAATATGTTAATGCTCTCTGGTTTACAAAGTGCAGAGTCTGCAGGTATCTACCAGATAGCAACCCGGGGCGGAGAGCTTGTTGCCTTTTCGCTAGTGGTCGTAAACATGGCAATTCAACCAACAATCTCAAAGTTGTACTCGCTAGGAGAAGTGAAAAAACTTCAACGGGTGCTGACTATTGCAGCTAGGGGAACTTTAGCTCTAGCAGTACCGCTCGCGGTAATTATGGGCTTTTTTGCCGAACCTATTTTAGGAACTGTATTTGGTCCTGAATTCAAACGTGGCGCACTTAGTCTGACAATTTTATGTGTTGCACAAGTGATTGCCGCGGCCTCAGGATCAGTTGGTCAAATTTTATATATGACTGGCCATGAGCGAGACGCTTCAATTGGTGTTTTCGTAGGTTTTGCAGTCAATATTACATCTAGCCTAATACTCATACCACTGTGGGATATAGCCGGAGCAGCAACAGCATCAGCACTAAGTATTGTATCGTGCAATTTGGTACTGGCCTTTCTAGTAAGAAAACGTACCGGCCTTAACTCAACAGCATTTTAATTTGCTCCATATTAAAAATATTAAAGTAGCTAGTACGCGTACAGACAAATAACGGATGAAAAATGCTGAATACATTTTGGTGGCGCCCTGGCAACGAAAAATTCAATCTTGGCGATGAGATCACTACATTTTTGCTCTCAGAGCTTTTCTCGGTAAATCACCAACTTACCTCCCTTGATGAAGCCAAGCTAATAAGCACTGGAAGCATTCTTCAAAGTATATGGGGTAATAGGTACTTATTCAGACGAAAACCAATTGGAGTCGTAGGCTCCGGCTTCATATACACAGGCATGAAGCTGAGAAAGCTTAAGTTTTCAAAAATCTACTCAGTTCGCGGACATTTGTCCCGACAACTCATAACAGACAAATATCCAAACAACATTTTGCTGGGCGACCCTGGACTTCTCGTCCCTCTAGCACTTGGCGACTTAGGACAAACCGTAGAAAAAAAATACAAATACGGCATCATCCCACACTTTACAAAATTCGACACTGAAGACCAAAACGAAAAATATAAAGCACTAGGGTCATATCGTGTGATTGACTTTAGAACAAATGACTTCAAAAAAATAGCAAGCGAAATCCTCTCTTGCGAAGTCATCATGAGCCAAGCCTTGCACGGCCTTATTCTTTCAGATGCATTTCAAATCCCTAACATCTGGCTTGATGAAGGCTCATTGCACACCGGGGGAAATTTTAAGTTCCATGATTATTTCTCTTCTGTTGGAAGACCCTTTAATCTAAAGATAAATCCATCAAATGACTTCAGTAACGACTTATTAAGTAAAAACACTTTTACTGTTAACAAAGAAACTTTAGACGAAATTCAACTACAAGCCATGAGTGCATTTGAACAATTTTTTACCGATTTCAACATCAGCTACAAAACCAAGTAAACACACTCATGCTAAACATCGGTCCGCCATGAAAAAAATAGCCTACCTGATACTCGCCCATAGTGATGCCACTCATCTGGGAGCTTTAGTTAAGTCTATAAGTACCTGTGCAGATGTTTATATTCACTTAGATGCTAAGGCAAACCTGTCTGAGTTTGCATCCACATGCCCAGCGTCTGCTATTTTTATCGAGGAACGAGTAGATGTTGCATGGGCAGGAATGTCCATGATTGATGCGTTGTTAAATCTAATCCGTGCCGCCCTACCTTTTTCAGAGCGCTACACGCACTTCGTGTTTATCACAGGTTCGGATTACCCAATCAAGCCAGAAAAACAGATCAGCGATATATTTACATCCGCACCTGAAAGGGAGTTCATTAAATATATCGACATGAGAGACTCACCAGAACACTATTTAAAGTTAATTACCCGCAAACAATTCCTAGAACCTTTTATAAAGACCAACAACAGGCCTTTGATTTTCACTGACAAACTTATCAGAAAAACCTTGAGAGCATTAGGCATACCAAATAAATGGAACAACGATATGATTCCATACTTTGGACACACTTGGTGTGCCTTGACGCCATCATGTTGCGAATATATTTTAAATTTCCACACCAACAACCCCTGGTTTTATGAAGTCAATAAGCATACTTTCTCCCCAGACGAGCATTATTTCCACACTATTGTAGGTAATTCACCGTTTAATGAAAATGCAGACGGGTTACAGACATACGAAGGGCGCGGACTCTGGCGCCTGGTTAACTTCCACCTAATTTGTCCTTCTTTACAAAAATGGTTCAGCCTAAATGACTGGGAAGAAATCAGTAAGTCTGACAAATTATTTGTTCGGAAAGTCAACTCCAATACTGGAAAAGAACTAGTGAAAAAAATCAATACCGATATCGTCTGACCCAAACCTATTTCGCCAATCATTACAAAACCCGCTCAAAAAAACTGACTCATCACGTGCACGGCGTAAATATATTTTTAATAAATAGAAAGATAATTCTGGAAAAAGCAAACTGATGAGATCCACTTTAACGGACATTTCTTCGAAACCTAAGACCAATTGGCGACCGGATACATTTGCTTGCGGAATGGCAATGTTTTTATTCGCTTCTGCTGTAAAGCCTGGTACGTTGACCGAGTTTGACTCTGTAACTTATACAGGTCTAGTAGCGTTTTTAAGAGATCACAGTCAACACATAGGCATTGTCGGCTTACTTCTACTACTGTTCACCTGGCTCCGACGACCTAAATTAACACCACTACAAATTTCGTACCCAGCCCTATGGTTTTTAATTTTCAAAGCTGTCATAGCGCTCAGAATCGCCATTGTCCCAACCTCAGGAATGGAGCAAATAGTTTCTTTTATTTCACTGACGCTGCTCTACTTTATAATGCTTGCGAAAGACGGCTCTCCAGGCTCAGAACGAAACTATGAAGCTCTATTCAAAGGCATGTGCTATTTCGCTGCCGCTATCCTCCTGATGAATTTATACCTGTGTTTATTTCAATACTCCACAACCAGCTGGAAGGGGCGTTTTGTAGGTGTGTTCCAGCATCCAAATTTCGCCGGTGTTAACTTTGCAATATGCGCATCAATCATATTCGGATTTAACTATACACAAAAAAACTACCCAACCAGCAAGATCACAAATTTTATTTCTACAATATTACTTATCACATCCGCGCTTCTAATTATGGCAACTGGCTCACGAACCGGAATACTTGGCTTTGCCTCTGCAACCATCGGATACATGTATATTCAAAACAAAATCAAGCCAAGCACTATATTTCTATTATCTTTTGCAGCCTTCATTACACTATTATCGCTCGACTCAATAATCGAAGTGTTAGCCCACAACATACCCGGAATAAAACGAATTACTGAGGCTGGTAACACACGTGATGGTGTCTGGGTAAGTATGTGGGATTACTTTGTGGCAAACCCTTTATTTGGTGCTGGCTTAGAAGTAAAAGCAACTGCGGGGTCATACCTTAGGGTTTTATCCATGGGCGGGTTAGCAGCTGCAATACCGCTTTTAATTTGCATGCTGCTGTGCATCAAACGCACATGGCGCGTTCGCGAAAAATTCAAGTTCCGCAACGCTTGGCTCCCAGGCTTATTATGCATCTTAGTCACAAGCATCACCGAAGGCTATCTTGCAGACGCTCTCAGCCTAGGACTGATCTATTTTGTGCTTATTGTATTTGTACTGAGTTATCGCAAGCCACTCAGCGTTAGAGCATAACCAAAATTAAAGGCTACCCTCATCA
This window encodes:
- a CDS encoding UDP-glucose/GDP-mannose dehydrogenase family protein, whose amino-acid sequence is MKVTVFGIGYVGLVQGAVLAEVGHDVVCIDIDANKVERLKQGHIPIYEPGLEALVKENYAAGRLNFTTDAAAGVKHGEVQFIAVGTPPDEDGSADLKYVLAVAETIAQHMERPQIIIDKSTVPVGTADKVSARIAQVLVQRQRSDLTFDVVSNPEFLKEGSAVADCMRPDRIVIGTSCTATEDVMRELYAPFNRNHEKIIVMDVRSAELTKYAANCMLATKISFMNEMANLAEMLGADIEMVRLGIGSDPRIGYQFLYAGVGYGGSCFPKDVQALIKTADSIDFDAKVLKAVESRNDEQKSVLFKKISKHFDGDLNGKTFALWGLSFKPNTDDMREAPSRVLMESLWKAGASVQAYDPEAMEETQRIYGSRNDLSLCGTKEAAIKGADALVIVTEWQVFKAPDFELIKQQLRVPVIFDGRNLFDPERIQKKGIEYRSIGR
- a CDS encoding pirin family protein, translated to MLTLRKATDRGLANHGWLKSFHTFSFASYRNPQEQGFSDLLVINDDRVAAGKGFGQHPHRDMEIFSYVLEGALEHKDTLGTGSVIRPGDVQLMSAGSGVAHSEYNHSADRPVHFLQIWIVPDTTGAKPRYQQEHFSPEKKRGRLQLIISPDGAHGSLRVRQDARVYAALIDGQERASVTLANNRYAYVHVARGQVELNGLALQEGDGIRVRDEHTLTLSHGVDAEVLVFDLRPHELPHMP
- a CDS encoding S24 family peptidase, giving the protein MGFTLLGPLAEGGVRLPRCSFKIPAGFPSPATDHMEAPISLDEVLSLRAPHVFLVTIDGDSMQGVGIFSGDLAVVDRSIEPVDGHVVVALLNNDPICKRLCIRGKRVILCSENTQYPDRHVLEGDDLSIWGVITYSVRSHGH
- a CDS encoding low molecular weight protein-tyrosine-phosphatase, encoding MFKRIMIVCVGNICRSPTAEHLLRVALAPSDIVVSSAGLGALEKHPIEKNARAVLESKGHVLSDHSGTQLNSSLINDSDLILVMEKKHIDGVLKIAPEARGKVFLLSKWQGNHEIDDPYRQGMPAFIHAYALIDGAVNAWAQRLKR
- the umuC gene encoding translesion error-prone DNA polymerase V subunit UmuC, which translates into the protein MVIKPDPVFALIDCNSFYASCERVFRPDLAKVPIVVLSNNDGCVIARSYDAKPHVKMGEPYFQIKQRLEALGIVAFSSNYALYGDMSERVMSLIESQVPAVEVYSIDECFADLTGIADPGEMGRRLRAQIVQCTGIPVGVGIAHTKTLAKLANHTAKRLQAQTGGVVNLCGEHERHWVLRNTAVSEVWGVGRRMTLHLQGMGILSAMDLAKAEPWMLRKKFSVVIEKTARELAGTSCLELDEPDPPKQEICCSRMFGKRLTTIAPIKEAVATYMMRASEKLRAQKSYCHKVRVSIRTGMFNPDEAKYARGVVVTLPYPTDDVRLLTKVAVEAVEQVFQPGFRYSKAEVMLLDLRQPGEFTDDLFAINQPAEASRVMAVLDEINGRWGRGTLRAASVPAHPEWGMRRELMSQGYTTRLDQLWRVG
- a CDS encoding polysaccharide biosynthesis tyrosine autokinase, which produces MQQAPVTKPHEHDDDNDEIDLMGLLGTLIDHKWLIAGVTGVFMAAGVAYALLATPVYQANALVQVEPKKGDPLGFSDIGSMLGKESPSATEIELIKSRKNIGAAVDNLKLDIQVQPNYFPLVGEFIYRRFKPTPESNLATPWLGAKSFAWGGEKLKIAELTLPQTLLGKQLTLVSGEGGSFTLLDDDDNLLVKCQVGQVCNENNIKLKVDSLVANPGTTFSVSRSPRLTTILNYQYALDVTERGKESGMIGLSLDSTEPAKAITILNEIAHLYVKQNIDRTSAEAAQSLSFLKDQLPQVRKDLEKAENALNAFQIRSKSIDISLEAKAILDQIVALDTSISTLKLQQAEMDRRYTPQHPAYRALLAQLAELTSKQNRLAKQVEGLPTTQQELLSLTRDVKVSTEIYTQLLNKSQELDVMRAGTVGNARLIDTADVDLSNPIKPKKPLIVLIATLLGAFIAIGYVLFRKALNRGVENPDDIERLGLPVYASIPFSSLQKVEDDKSTKGRGTRATPLLASSHPTDLAIEGLRSLRTSLHFAMLEADNNRLMISGPSPKVGKSFISSNLAAVIAQSGQRVLLVDVDMRKGYIHKMFGIPVENGLSDLLVKRCDLDTAIHHSEIENLHVIGRGQVPPNPSELLMHKNFTEFLDKVSALYDLVILDTPPFLAVTDAAIVGRQSGTNLIVTRFELNPAREVELTMRRFAQNGIDLKGAIFNGVEKRASAKYGYGAYGYYNYEYKSDNV